The following is a genomic window from Actinomadura sp. WMMB 499.
TCCGCTAACCACCGAGAGTCCGCAGCGCGACGGGAGATTCTCGTCTAAAGGCGGGCCTCGAAGCGCCGGCGGACGGAGATAAGTGGACTGGCCACCAACTGCTCAACGACGTGGGCAAAACGCCCCTCAAACCCAGCAAGGTCGTTCATCGCAGAAATGTATCCGGACAAACCAGGCCCATGTCAAATGTAGCGCCCACCCAGTATTCGCACCCCAAGGCACTCGTCGTTACCGGCACCCCGATTAAGGAAAGGTGAGGCCGATCTGGCGTCGCTCCAGGTCAACGCGAGCGATCCGTACCCTCACATTCCGCCCGGGACGCCAATCGATCCCGTCCTCGAACTTCGACATTTCGGCCTCGGGGAGCAACCCTTCGAACTCACCAAAAATGCGAATGAACACGCCAATGGGAGCACGGAAAGTCATTTCCCCAACCGTGACGCTATCAATTTTCTCGCTCACTTCGAGCAGAGGATCGGGAAGCAAGTGCTTCACACTGAGAGAAATCCGCTCTCTCTCCCGATCGATGTCCAGCACTTTGACTCTCACATGCTCGCCGACGGACAGCACATCGGACGGATGATCGAAGTGATGCCACGACAGGTTCGGTACTGTGATCACCCCTTCGGCGGATCCGAGATCCACAAGAACACCGAAATCTTTGACGGCGGTGACACGGCCGACAACAACCGAACCAACTTCCAGCGCACTCAAAGCCCCGGCCCAGCCTTCCAGTCCGCACGACCAATCGGTGGATACTTCAATCCAGACTCCCCTCCCACGAATAACCCATCCTATGTTCATACCAGCGCGTCTTATCGTGATCAATAAATGACTTGAACTGGTCGAACCTATCAGCCGGAATGATCCACTGCATCTCACCTTCCTTGTTATCATGTGTGCGATAGTATTTATCGGGCTTATCCGATGGAGTGAACGCCTCTACAAAACCCGGCTTCATCGTGTACTCATAGTACCCGTCTTCATGGGTACCTTGGATGGCGTACTGCTCAGCCACCTTGGGTATGTTGCCATAATGGGCGTCCCTACCGTCCTGCTGATGGTTGGCCGCGTCCGGCCCGTAGCGCTCACTCTGCTTGTTCCCCTTGGCTGGAGCTCGATAAATCTTGACAGACCCATCGGATTGGTAATTATGTGGAGTGAGCCCAAGGGGATCCAGCCAGGTAGTGGGGTTAGGAACATAGGCGTGCGGATTCGGCTGCGGAGTCAGGCCGAGCGGATCGGGTGAAAGGTAACCCGCCGTGTCTGGATCATAGTATCGACCATAGTTGTAGTGATTTCCAGATTCAGGATCATAATATTGACCGGGTAGACGCAGCGGACATGGGGAAGAGCCGCCCACCTGGGTGCCCCAACTGGTCAGCACAGTCGCGGTGACGACACCGTCCGCGGAAATCAGTTCGGTCGGCGTACCGATCAGATCGGTGACAATGGCATAAAACTGCTGGTCGATCCACTCTTGGGATGCACGTTCAATAACAGTGGTGTACTCGGTTTGTGTAAGCGGTTTATGGGTGCCGGGCCGGTAGGACCAGACGGTTGCCCGAGGCGCGTGTTCCGGTGAATGAATTTGGTGGATTTGTTCTGCCAAGCGGGTGCCGTCCCATGCATACGTGTAGCTTTGAACACGGGCCCCCTCCGACGTATATTGACGTTTCTCGATACGGCGACCGAGCGGGTCGTAGCGGTAACGCCACTGAGCTCCACCGGGGACGTCCAGGGCCGTGAGGCGGTCGTCGGCATCCCAGTGGAACCGCCAGGTGCGGCGTTTACCGGAGAGGGTCACGCGTTCGCGTAGGACCACGCGGCCTTGCGCGTCGTGTTCGTAGCGGGTGCGTCCGGCCCGACGGATCAGGGTGCCGACGTATTCACGCATCCCTGTGTCGTCCTGCTCCTGGTCCAAGGCAGGTCGATCGGCGTGGGTGAGGTTGCCGCTGTCGTCGTAGGCGTAGCGTTCGGTCCAGCCTTCGGCGGTGACGGCGGTGATGCGGCCCCGGGGATCGAGAGTGTAGGTCCGGTCGCCAACGAGGCGGTCGGTGACGCCGGTAAGATTGCCGTCGGGGCGGTAGGCGTAGCTGCGGTGTTGCAGCAATCGGGCCTGGTCGGTACCGGGCGCGGGAACGCCCCAGAGGGTCTGCGCGGTGAGGCGGCCGACCGGATCCCATTGCTGAGAGAGTGCCGTCAACGTACCGATACGGCGGCCCGTTTCACGACCCGCGGCGTCGTATGTGAACGTGAGGTTCTGGCCACCGGTGGTGAGTTGTGCAGGCCGTCCAGTCGCGGTGTACGTCCAAGAACTCTCAGCGCCGGAAGAGGTGCGGCGGGCGATCACACGCCCGAGGGGATCGTGGGTGTAGGTGATGGCTGCACCGTTGCAAGACTCGCCGGTGACCCGGCCAGCGGCATCACGCTGCAAGTACAGGTCCGCGTCCGGGCTGGTGGCGCGGGTCAGACGGCCCATCGCATCGTAGGCGAAGGTGGTCGTCTGGTCGCCGTCGGTCTTCTCGAGGGTGCTGCCGATCGAGTCACGGATGTAGGTGACGGTCTGCCCTGCACCATTGGAGCGAGCGGTCAAGCGTCCCGCGGCGTCGACGGTGTAGGCGATGGTGCGGCCGTTAAAGTCGTCCTCACCGATCAGGCGCCCCGCCGGGTCATAGGTGTAGTCCCAGGTCAGGCCAGTACTGCCAGTGACGGACGTCAGCCGCCGTTCCGCGTCGTGGACGAAGCCGAGGCGGACTCCGTCCGGGCGGATCAATGCGGACGGTAGGTCGAGGGGGCCGTACGTGGTGCGGGTGGTCTGGCCGAGCGGGTCGGTGTGCTCGACCGCGTTGCCTTCACCGTCGTAGCGCCACCGCTCGACCGTCCCGTCGGGAAGCGTCACCGATGCGGGGCGCCCCTCGGTCGTCCAAGTGAACCGGGTGCGCGCACCGGTCGGGTCGGTGTGGTCGGTCAGCCGCCCCATCGCGTCGTAGATGCGGTGGGAGGACGCACCGGCCGCGTCGGTGATCGTGGTCGGCAGGCCGGCTTCGTTGAGCGCGGCGCGGGTGATGCCACCGATCGCGTCGGTGACCGACAGCAGGCCGCCGCGGTCGTCGTAGGAGAAGACGGTGACCGCCCCGGCCGGGCCGGTCTCGCGGACGAGGTTGCCGCGCTCGTCGTACTGCCAGTGCCACTCCTGCCCGTCCGGCTGGATCCGACGGACGGGCAGATTCAACTCGTTGTACTCGAGCGCGCCGGACGTGCCGTCGGGGTACGCGATGCGGGTAACGTTGCCACGCTCGTCGTAGCTGAAGCGGCTCGTGTGCCCCAGCGGGTCGGTGCGCGAGAGGAGACGGTCGAACTCGTCCCATTCGGAGCGGGTGACGTTGCCGAGAGGGTCGGTCTCCTCGACGATCTGGTCGAACTCGTTGTAGCGATGAACGGTCTTGTGTCCGAGCCCGTCGGTGACCAGGGTGCGACGGTTGTCGGTGTCGAAAACGAACGTGGCGTTCAGGACGCCCGCTGATCCCTCGCCACGGACGGCGCGGCCCTGGTCATCGTAGGTGTAGCGGTACCAGTACTCGTTCCGGTCCACCCAGCCCGTGAGCCGATGCTCGTCGTCGTAGGTGAACCGCTGCGGGAGGTCCGAGGAGTCGTAGACCTCGGTCAGGTCACCTGTGTCTTCGTAGCCGAAACGTACGAGCGTGGTGCCGTCAGGGGTGCGCAGGGCGGCGATACGTCGGTCGCCGGTACCGGTCGGAGCGGTATCCACGAGGACGCGGTAGCCGCCGGAGTGATGCACCTCGGTGAGGATCTGGTCTTCGTACAGGAAGTCGATGCGGTTGCCGTTGCGGTCGGTGATGGCCGTCAGCGGCAGCCGTGACCAGCCTGTCTCCTCGCTGGGAGCCGGGAAGTGTAAGGTGCGGCCGGTGAACGGGTCGGTGAGGGTGTAGCCCCCGCCGGAGGTCAGGGTCAGCGGGTGACGCGGCCCGGCGTTCGGCATGAACGCGACGTTCGGCACCAGGTTCTGCGGATAAGTACGGACGGTCGCGTCGGCGCCGATGAAGTGGACGCCCTCGCTGTCGAGTTCGAGAGCCTCGTCAAGAGTCGAACCCCACGACGTTCCGAACCAACGGCCCGCACGAAACGACGAAACGTGCGTCCGCTCCAGCACCAGCGGCAGGAGCCCCGGCCAGGACACGTCCACCTGTGAAAGCAGCACATCACCCGTGACGATGCTGACCGGGTCCCCACCCTTGGGCGTTGCCTCGGTCGGACGCGCCTGCGACTGCGGACTACCGCTCCTGCGTTTACCTCCTGAGAACCAACCGGGCCGGTTGCTCCGGGTGCGGCCGTTCGGTGAGGCTCCACCGCCGCCTCCCCTGCCCTTCCTGGGAGCCGGGAAGAAGTTACCGGCCATCCTCCCGAACACACCGCGCGCGGCACCACCACCCTGCCCGCCCCGCCTCCCGCGATTACCCACCGATGCGCGCCCTCCGCCGAGGCGCCGCACGCCCCAAGCACCGGGCGATCAGTATGAGAGCCGATAGACGCCTTCACCACTCTTCAAGTGAAGGATCTTAACAGCCAGATATGTCGTCAGTCATATTGGATCGTTCCATGCTGAAAGCATGAAAGAACACCAAGGCGGTCAACGATTCACGAAGCCCTATAGTCCGGTCCACTGTAAGTTCATCGCGCTCGTCGCTTCGCCGAACCGTGAGCTGGCGGCGCGGTCGGCGCGCACTGAGAGAACCACAAGATCGTCGAGCACCCCGCCGTCGGACCGATCACGGTAGACTGCGACGTCCTCACCAACGGCGACGCCGACCAAAAGATCGTCATCCTCACGGCGGCCCGGCGACCGAGGACGAGACCAACCTCCGCCTCCCGGCATGTCAGGCACCTTCGGCTCGACCCCAGTGTGCCCCGACCCTGACCAATCCGACGTCCCGAGTCAGAGGGCTTTCAGCACCTCAGCGAACCGGTTGAAGTCGCCGCGGCTCACCGTGATCACAGCCCCGTCCGCATCCTTGCTATCCCGGATTGCGACGAGACCGGAGACCTTGGCGACTTGAACGCAGTTCGAGCCGTCTTCCTTGCTCCGAGCAGATTGGCGCCACACCGCATTACTCAGTTCCATATTCCTCCGCCGCCTGGATCGCCGGTCTTGGTCAGAGATCTTTGAGGACCTCAGCAAGGACACGGAAACCTTCGCCGCTCACCACGAGCATGGGACCTTCCGGATCCTTGCTGTCACGAATAGCCACGACACTCGACAATTTTGCGAGCTCAACACAAGCGTCCCCTGACTCGTTACTGCGAGACGCTTTGATCCAAACCGCTTCACTCAGGCCCATCTTTGCTTGATCACCTCTCGAATAAGCGCTCGTGTGTCACGCACATTAAGCGCCTCGGCCTGCAATATACTCATTGTCTCGTTTACTTTTGCCAGGTGTACCGGGTCGGAAGAAGTCTCACCCCCGTACGCTTTAGCCGTATAGACCACCTGACGCTGGTCCGACAGGGTCGCTATGACGAACGTCGACCAGACGTTGCGCGTGTACTGTATCGGCGCAATCTGAATGTTGACATTCTCCATCTCGGACAACTCCAAGAGAAATTCCAGTTGCGCCCTCATGACCCCCCTCCCGCCCACTTGCCGATACAGCACGGTCTCATCCATTACCACCGTCACAGAGGGTGCATTCTTCCCAAACAAAATCGCCTGACGTCGCATTCGATTGATAACAGCGTCCTCGTCCTGAAGAATTACACGAGCGTACTCCTCCCTCTGAAACAAGCCATGCACGATCCTATCCTCATACGCACGGAGCATGATCGCCGACTGCTCGGCCTTCTGGAAGTTGGCGAAGAACTCTGGGTACTTGACAGACTTGATCGTTTCCAGCAACTCATCCCATGCTCGGATGATCTCACCCTCGGCATGGAGTGCGCCATCGATGCGGGCCGCGAAGTCCGCGCGGCATCGCGTCTTCCCCAGTTCAACGTGACTGACGTATGCGCGTGAGACGTTCACCAGTACCGCGAGACGGGTCTGGTTGATCCCCGCCGCCTCGCGCATTCTCCTGATCTCCATCCCGAAGGTCTTCAGTTCCGGGATGAACTTGCCGCTGGCAGGCGTGGTCCCCACGTCGACTCCCCCGATCGGCGCAACAGTCGCGCTAACTTCCGCAACTGGAATGTGGCTAATGCAGTGCTCTACAGCCAAAGTACGCCGCGCCGTGGCTTGATTGTGCTTGTT
Proteins encoded in this region:
- a CDS encoding helix-turn-helix transcriptional regulator; its protein translation is MVSRLTPAPDPLAGSGQGHPVCSNKHNQATARRTLAVEHCISHIPVAEVSATVAPIGGVDVGTTPASGKFIPELKTFGMEIRRMREAAGINQTRLAVLVNVSRAYVSHVELGKTRCRADFAARIDGALHAEGEIIRAWDELLETIKSVKYPEFFANFQKAEQSAIMLRAYEDRIVHGLFQREEYARVILQDEDAVINRMRRQAILFGKNAPSVTVVMDETVLYRQVGGRGVMRAQLEFLLELSEMENVNIQIAPIQYTRNVWSTFVIATLSDQRQVVYTAKAYGGETSSDPVHLAKVNETMSILQAEALNVRDTRALIREVIKQRWA
- a CDS encoding DUF397 domain-containing protein codes for the protein MELSNAVWRQSARSKEDGSNCVQVAKVSGLVAIRDSKDADGAVITVSRGDFNRFAEVLKAL
- a CDS encoding DUF397 domain-containing protein: MGLSEAVWIKASRSNESGDACVELAKLSSVVAIRDSKDPEGPMLVVSGEGFRVLAEVLKDL
- a CDS encoding S1 RNA-binding domain-containing protein, which codes for MNIGWVIRGRGVWIEVSTDWSCGLEGWAGALSALEVGSVVVGRVTAVKDFGVLVDLGSAEGVITVPNLSWHHFDHPSDVLSVGEHVRVKVLDIDRERERISLSVKHLLPDPLLEVSEKIDSVTVGEMTFRAPIGVFIRIFGEFEGLLPEAEMSKFEDGIDWRPGRNVRVRIARVDLERRQIGLTFP
- a CDS encoding RHS repeat-associated core domain-containing protein — translated: MLLSQVDVSWPGLLPLVLERTHVSSFRAGRWFGTSWGSTLDEALELDSEGVHFIGADATVRTYPQNLVPNVAFMPNAGPRHPLTLTSGGGYTLTDPFTGRTLHFPAPSEETGWSRLPLTAITDRNGNRIDFLYEDQILTEVHHSGGYRVLVDTAPTGTGDRRIAALRTPDGTTLVRFGYEDTGDLTEVYDSSDLPQRFTYDDEHRLTGWVDRNEYWYRYTYDDQGRAVRGEGSAGVLNATFVFDTDNRRTLVTDGLGHKTVHRYNEFDQIVEETDPLGNVTRSEWDEFDRLLSRTDPLGHTSRFSYDERGNVTRIAYPDGTSGALEYNELNLPVRRIQPDGQEWHWQYDERGNLVRETGPAGAVTVFSYDDRGGLLSVTDAIGGITRAALNEAGLPTTITDAAGASSHRIYDAMGRLTDHTDPTGARTRFTWTTEGRPASVTLPDGTVERWRYDGEGNAVEHTDPLGQTTRTTYGPLDLPSALIRPDGVRLGFVHDAERRLTSVTGSTGLTWDYTYDPAGRLIGEDDFNGRTIAYTVDAAGRLTARSNGAGQTVTYIRDSIGSTLEKTDGDQTTTFAYDAMGRLTRATSPDADLYLQRDAAGRVTGESCNGAAITYTHDPLGRVIARRTSSGAESSWTYTATGRPAQLTTGGQNLTFTYDAAGRETGRRIGTLTALSQQWDPVGRLTAQTLWGVPAPGTDQARLLQHRSYAYRPDGNLTGVTDRLVGDRTYTLDPRGRITAVTAEGWTERYAYDDSGNLTHADRPALDQEQDDTGMREYVGTLIRRAGRTRYEHDAQGRVVLRERVTLSGKRRTWRFHWDADDRLTALDVPGGAQWRYRYDPLGRRIEKRQYTSEGARVQSYTYAWDGTRLAEQIHQIHSPEHAPRATVWSYRPGTHKPLTQTEYTTVIERASQEWIDQQFYAIVTDLIGTPTELISADGVVTATVLTSWGTQVGGSSPCPLRLPGQYYDPESGNHYNYGRYYDPDTAGYLSPDPLGLTPQPNPHAYVPNPTTWLDPLGLTPHNYQSDGSVKIYRAPAKGNKQSERYGPDAANHQQDGRDAHYGNIPKVAEQYAIQGTHEDGYYEYTMKPGFVEAFTPSDKPDKYYRTHDNKEGEMQWIIPADRFDQFKSFIDHDKTRWYEHRMGYSWEGSLD